Part of the Candidatus Delongbacteria bacterium genome, TACCGGGACATCACCGAGAAGCAGGCGATGGAGTTCACGCTCAACCAGAGTCAGAAACTGGCCGGGCTGGGCCAGCTCTCGGCGGGCATCGCCCACGAGCTGCGAAATCCGCTGGGCATCATCAACAGTTCGCTGTACTTCATCAACAGCACCCTGCGCGGCGAGCGCCTGGAAGGTAACGCCCAGCTCCAGAAACATCTGGGCATCATCCAGAGCGAGGTCGAACGGGCCCGCCGGATCATCGAGAACCTGCTCTCCTTCTCGCGTGTCTCGAAATACGAGAAAGAGCCCGTGGATCTGGTGGAACTGCTGAACCAGACCCTGGATCTGGTGAAGAAGGAACTGCTGGTGAACAACATCCGGCTCGAGACCGAGCTGGAACCCTTGCCGCACGTGGGCCTGAATCTTGACGAGATGAAACAGGCCCTGCTGAACATCATCATCAATGCGACCCAGGCCATGCCCGACGGAGGCACCCTGATGATTCGCACGCGCAGCGGGAACGGACGCATCCTGCTGCATTTCCGTGACACGGGCGTGGGTATCCGCAAGGAAGACCTGCCCAACGTGCTGAACCCCTTCTTCACCACCAAGGATCCGGGACAGGGTACCGGGCTGGGGCTGTCCCTGACCCATACCATCATCCAGCGAAGTGGTGGCGGACTGAAGATCGAAAGCGAAGTCGGTCGTGGCACCGAGGTGACCATCGAGCTCCCCTGTTGAGAGGACATTCATGACACAGAAGTTGCGCATCCTGCTGGTTGACGACGAAATCAACATGCTGGAATCCCTGGGCGACGTGCTGCGCGCGGAGCGCTATCAGGTGGCCACGGCCAGCTCCGGACCGGAGGCGATCGCGCGCCTCGAGAAGGAACCGTCCTTCGACCTGATGATCACCGACCTGAAGATGCCCCGGATGAACGGTATGGAACTGCTCGAGATCGTCAGCGAACGCTGGCCCTCGCTGAAGACCATCGTGCTCACCGGACACGGCTCCATCGACGGGGCCGTGCGCGCCATGCGCATGGGCGCCTTCGACTACATCCTCAAGCCCTTCCAACCGGATGAAGCGCTGAAGGTGATCCAGCGTCTGGACGAGATGAAGCACAGCATGGTCGATGGCGAGTTCTTCATGAAGGAGCTCTCCAGCCAGTACGGCTTTGACGCGATCATCGGCAACAGCGAACCGATCATCGACATCTTCCGCAAGGTGGCCACGGCCGCCAAGTCCAATGCCAGCATCTTCATCACGGGCGAATCGGGAACGGGCAAGGAACTGCTGGCCCACGTGATCCACTATTTCAGCAACCGGGCCAATCGCCCCTTCATCAAGACCAGTTGCGCCAGCTTCGGCGAAGGCGTGCTCGAAAGCGAGCTCTTCGGCCACGAAAAAGGGGCATTCACACACGCCCAGGCTCAGCGCAAGGGCCGCTTCGAACTGGCCAACACGGGCACTCTGTTCCTGGACGAAGTGGGCGACATTCCCATGCACACCCAGATCAAGCTGGTGCGTGTGCTGCAGACCCGCGAATTCGAGCGCGTGGGCGGTACCGACACGATCAAGGTGGACGTGCGCCTGATCGCGGCCACCCACCAGAACATTCCCAACCTGATCACCGAGCGTCGCTTCCGCGAGGATCTGTATTACCGCCTGAACGTGATTCCGATCCACATCCCGCCCCTGCGCGAGCGCCGGGAAGACATTCCGCTGCTGATCAAGTATTTCCTCGAGCGTTTCAGCGAGGACATGGGCAAGAAGATCGAGGGCATCACCAAGGCCGCGATGAACGACCTGATCAACTACGACTGGCCGGGCAACATCCGCGAGCTGCGCAACATCATCGAGCGGGCCGTGGTGTTCTGCGACGGCCGCCAGATCACGGTGACCGACCTGTCCCACGAGAGCATGCGCGATCTGGGCCAGCAGGATGGACACAACCTCAAGCTGCGCTCGCTCAGCCTGCAGGAAGCGGAATGGGCCCTGATCACCCATTGCCTGAACCTGACCAAGTGGAATCTGTCGCAGACCGCCAAGATGCTGGAAATCAGCCGCGGAACCCTGTACTCCAAGATGGTCAAGCTGGGGCTGCGCGAGTCCTCGGAAGATGGCAAGGGGCTGGACGCCGAAGAATAGACGGGACCGGGAAACGGATACATCGGGTGTGACACGCAACGATTCGGGAGCGCCGCATGGAGCCTGGCATGAGCAAGGATCCCGGGAGACTGGAGCACGGGCCCCCCGCGGGCGCGTCCTTCGACTCTCTGCTGGACCTGCTGCTGGAGACCGCCCTCGACATCGTGGGCGCTCCCCGGGGCTCGATCATGCTCGTGGATCCGGGTGGGCTCAACCTGCAGTTGCGCAGTTCCCGCGGGCTGCCACCCCAGGCGCGTGACGGGGCCGCTCACCCACTGGCGGGCAGTCTGGCCGGCCAGGCGCTCAGCAAGGGCAGCCCCCTGCATCTGGATCACGCCATCAACTCCAGCCGGGGCATTCACGAATCCCTGATCGTGCCGCTCATGCAGGACCGCGCCGCGATCGGCACCCTAAACCTCAGCCGCACCGGAGGCGACGCCTGGAGCGAGCGTCAACGCGACAGCGCGATCCGTTTCGCGCGCGGGGCCGCCTGGATGATAGACGTGATGCGCCGGGGCGGCGACAAGGAACGCCGCCTGAACGAGCTGGATCGCTCGCTGGCCTTCACGCGCATCTTCGCCTCGACGCGTGAACTGAGCAAGATCGTCGAGCTGCTGCTGGGCTGTGCGCGCGAGATCACGGGCGCACCGCGCTCCTTCGTGACGGTCTTTGACCAGACCGGGGCCCAGTATGCCTCCTACGCCGGACACAACATTCCCGCCGACGTCCTGGACCGCCTGATCGGGCGCCTGAGCGAGTCCTTCGGTCATGATTTCTTCGTGAATACCGAACCGATGAGCTGCAGCAGACTGGGCCAGCTGGACCCGGGCCATCCCCTGCGCGTGCTGGATGTCGAGAAACTGGCGACCCACGTAGTGGTGGTGCCGCTGGTCTTCGGTTACCGCATCGTTGGCCGCCTGTACCTGATGGATGTGGACACGGGCATGGCCAGCGAGGAAACCCTGCGCTCGCTGGCGCTGCTCTCCCAGGAAGCGGCCATCGCCATCGACCAGGGCCGCGTGTTCTGGGAACTGAAGGATCTGGCCTTCACCGATCCGCTGACCCGCCTCTGCAACCGCAACTACTGGATGCAGCGCTTCGAGGAGGAGATCATCCGCAGCCGGCGTCAGGAGATGCCGCTCTCGATGGTGATGATCGACATCGATCACTTCAAGGTCTACAACGACACCTACGGCCACCAGGTGGGCGACGAGGTGCTCAAGATGGTGGCCCGCGTGGTCAGCGGCTGCCTGCGCGAGGTGGACGTGGTGGGGCGTTACGGGGGCGAGGAATTCGGCATCCTGCTGCCCGACACGGACGAGAACGGCGCCAATTATGTGGCGGAGCGAATCCGCAGTTCGGTGATGGAACTGGAACTGGGGCAACGGATCCCCCTGCCCGGAGAGGGTACGGCCACTCATCCTCCCGATCGTGGGCTGACCATTTCCCTGGGTTGTTACACAAGTCATGGCAGCCGCCGGGAAAGCGCCGCCGACATCATCCGGGCGGCCGATACGGCACTGCTGTATTCCAAGGCTCGCGGACGCAACCGGGTGAGCGTGTACTCCCCCGAAGGTGTGCGCCCGGGCAGTCCCAGCCCGGCCGAGCCCAAACGTGGCAAGGATGGCAGCGCCCGACTGGCCAGTTCCAGCGAGTTTCTGTTCCGCATGGCCGACTCACTGACCCGGACACGCCTGGACCCGGCGGCCGACAACGCGCGCTTCGGATTCAACATCCTGATCGCGGGTGGACCGGCGGCCGATTCACTGATGCTGGAGCGGCTCTTCACCGAGCTGGGGTACAACACGCTGCTGCGCAACAGTGGTGGAAGAGCCCTGGCCGCGGCCCGGCGCCAGCCGCTGGACCTTGTGATCCTGGACCTGGAACTGAAGGATCTGGACGGCATGGAACTGTTGCACGCACTCAAGGAGCGTGATCCGTATCTGCCCGTGATCGTGCTGAGCGAGCGCGAACACATGCAGAACGCGATCAACGCGGTGCGTGAAGGCGCCGACGAC contains:
- a CDS encoding sigma-54-dependent Fis family transcriptional regulator, which encodes MTQKLRILLVDDEINMLESLGDVLRAERYQVATASSGPEAIARLEKEPSFDLMITDLKMPRMNGMELLEIVSERWPSLKTIVLTGHGSIDGAVRAMRMGAFDYILKPFQPDEALKVIQRLDEMKHSMVDGEFFMKELSSQYGFDAIIGNSEPIIDIFRKVATAAKSNASIFITGESGTGKELLAHVIHYFSNRANRPFIKTSCASFGEGVLESELFGHEKGAFTHAQAQRKGRFELANTGTLFLDEVGDIPMHTQIKLVRVLQTREFERVGGTDTIKVDVRLIAATHQNIPNLITERRFREDLYYRLNVIPIHIPPLRERREDIPLLIKYFLERFSEDMGKKIEGITKAAMNDLINYDWPGNIRELRNIIERAVVFCDGRQITVTDLSHESMRDLGQQDGHNLKLRSLSLQEAEWALITHCLNLTKWNLSQTAKMLEISRGTLYSKMVKLGLRESSEDGKGLDAEE
- a CDS encoding diguanylate cyclase; the protein is MSKDPGRLEHGPPAGASFDSLLDLLLETALDIVGAPRGSIMLVDPGGLNLQLRSSRGLPPQARDGAAHPLAGSLAGQALSKGSPLHLDHAINSSRGIHESLIVPLMQDRAAIGTLNLSRTGGDAWSERQRDSAIRFARGAAWMIDVMRRGGDKERRLNELDRSLAFTRIFASTRELSKIVELLLGCAREITGAPRSFVTVFDQTGAQYASYAGHNIPADVLDRLIGRLSESFGHDFFVNTEPMSCSRLGQLDPGHPLRVLDVEKLATHVVVVPLVFGYRIVGRLYLMDVDTGMASEETLRSLALLSQEAAIAIDQGRVFWELKDLAFTDPLTRLCNRNYWMQRFEEEIIRSRRQEMPLSMVMIDIDHFKVYNDTYGHQVGDEVLKMVARVVSGCLREVDVVGRYGGEEFGILLPDTDENGANYVAERIRSSVMELELGQRIPLPGEGTATHPPDRGLTISLGCYTSHGSRRESAADIIRAADTALLYSKARGRNRVSVYSPEGVRPGSPSPAEPKRGKDGSARLASSSEFLFRMADSLTRTRLDPAADNARFGFNILIAGGPAADSLMLERLFTELGYNTLLRNSGGRALAAARRQPLDLVILDLELKDLDGMELLHALKERDPYLPVIVLSEREHMQNAINAVREGADDYILKPFGVEEIRASVDTAFSKRIRIMKERQDGSPRESTLTLDVERISEQARREFASGARDLRLLEEFNRRSIENLMHGVLLLDSDFHVIHLNRLAMEMAGVSRPEGEPVHIAQLAPLLADSRLMTALEQVRAGQETVVLNDFWLQDPGGGTRGLHKVIVQHTPLVDDEFLLVQVENILDSRLLREETRKVRMQVARQIYGRVAQHLQVIAGRGELLQLRDEHSHGNLQQILDASREIGRILTELGTDMHETEEGEAG